The Streptomyces sp. NBC_00286 nucleotide sequence CCGACTACGTGCTGATGGGCTACGGCACCGGCGCGATCATGGCCGTCCCGGCGCACGACACACGGGACTTCGCGTTCGCGCGCGCCTTCGAGCTGCCGATCCGCTGCGTCGTCGAACCAACTGATGACCGGGGCACCGACACCTCGACCTGGGACGACGCCTTCGTGTCGTACGACGCGAAGATCGTCAACTCCTCCGGTGCCGACATCTCCCTGGACGGCCTGGGCGTCGCCGACGCCAAGGCCCGTATCACCGAGTGGCTGGAGCGCGAGGGTATCGGCGAGGGCACCGTCAACTTCCGGCTGCGCGACTGGCTGTTCAGCCGCCAGCGCTACTGGGGCGAGCCCTTCCCGATCGTCTACGACGAGGAAGGCATCGCCCACCCGCTGCCCGAGTCGATGCTGCCCCTGGAGCTGCCGGAGGTCGAGGACTACTCGCCGCGCACCTTCGACCCGGACGACGCGAACACCGAGCCGGAGACCCCGCTGTCCCGCAACCAGGACTGGGTGAACGTCACCCTGGACCTGGGCGACGGCCGCGGCCCGCGCACGTACCGCCGTGAGACCAACACCATGCCCAACTGGGCCGGTTCCTGCTGGTACGAGCTGCGCTACTTGGACCCGCACAACTCCGAGAAGCTGGTCGACCCGGAGAACGAGCGCTACTGGATGGGCCCGCGCCAGGGCATGCCGCACGGCGGCGTCGACCTGTACGTGGGCGGCCAGGAGCATGCCGTTCTGCACCTGCTGTACGCGCGCTTCTGGTCCAAGGTCCTGTACGACCTGGGGCACGTCTCGTCGGCCGAGCCGTTCCACAAGCTGTACAACCAGGGCATGATCCAGGCCTTCGTCTACCGCGACAGCCGAGGCATCGCGGTGCCCGCCGCCGAGGTGGAGGAGCGCGACGGCGCGTTCTACTACCAGGGCGAGAAGGTCACCAAGCTGCTGGGCAAGATGGGCAAGTCCCTGAAGAACGCGGTCACTCCGGACGAGATCTGCGACGAGTACGGGGCGGATACGCTGCGCCTGTACGAGATGGCGATGGGCCCCCTGGATGTGTCGCGGCCGTGGGACACGCGCGCGGTGGTGGGCCAGTTCCGGCTGCTGCAGCGGCTGTGGCGCAACGTCGTGGATGAGGCGAGCGGTGATGTGACGGTGGTGGACGCGGAGCCCGACGAGGACACGCTGCGTGCCCTGCACAAGGCCATCGACGGCGTACGCCAGGACCTGGAGGGCCTGCGCTTCAACACCGCCATCGCCAAGGTCACCGAGCTGAACAACCACCTGACCAAGGCGGGAGGCCCGGTGTCGCGGTCCGTCGCCGAGCCCCTGGTGCTGCTGGTCGCGCCGCTGGCCCCGCACATCGCGGAGGAGTTGTGGCGCAAGCTGGGGCACACCGACTCGGTCGTCCACCAGGACTTCCCCGTCGCCGACCCGGCGTACGTCGTGGACGAGACCGTGACCTGCGTCGTGCAGGTCAAGGGCAAGGTCAAGGCGCGCCTGGAGGTGTCCCCGTCGATCTCCGAGGAGGAACTGGAGAAGGCGGCGCTGGGTGACGACAAGGTCGTGGCGGCGCTGGACGGCGCGGGGATCCGCAAGGTGATCGTGCGGGCGCCGAAGCTGGTGAACATCGTTCCCGCGTAACAGGCGTCGGGGTAGTCCCCTACGGGCAGGTTGGGGGTTCCGCTGGAACCTCCGGCCTGCCTTTTCCGTTTACCGTGGAAGAGCCGGCGGGCACTGGAACAGGACTGAGCAGATCTAGAAGACCGCGAAGGCCGAGCAGATCTAGAAGACCGAGTAGACCGAGAAGACCGAGAAGCAGGACCCGAGAGGAACGACGTCGTGGAAGCCGTGGCAGCAATCGTGGCGCTGATCTTCGTGTTGTTCGTGGTCCTCGGGGTGTATGCGACGGTCAAGGCGGTCGGTGCCGCCAAGCGCGGAGTGGACCGCACCGTCGCGCAGGCCCGCCGCACGGTCGAGGACTCCACACTCAAGGCGAAGACCCTCGCGCAGCCGGGAGCGTTCGGCGAGCTGGCCCAACTGCGGCTCTCCTTGCGCACGTCGATGCGCGCGACCCAGGACGCCCTGCACGCGGGCGTGGCCGAGGACGAGTCGCTGAAGGAGTCCCTGGCCCTCTTCCAGCGACTCAGCGCGCACGGCCATGAACTGGACGCCGACATGAAGCGACTGGAGCGCGAGCCGAACAGAGCCCGCCTCGTCGAGCAGCTGCCTCAGCTGCGGGAGCGTACGGAGCAGATCACGAAGTCGGCCGACGCCCTGCGGTGGGCGGCGCGTGACCGGGCCCGGCGGTTCGCGGGCGATGACCTGGACTCACTGAGCCAGCAGATCGACATGGAGGCGGGCGCGCTGCGGCACTGGACGAAGGAGCCGACGCCGGCTCAGCCGCCGCCCCCGTGGCCGGAGGCACCGGCCGCCCCGGGCGACCAGCAGACCTGGCCGGACACGGCTCCGTCGCGCACCGCCGAGGAGGAGCCCACGCCCACCGCCGCGAAGGAACCCACCGCCGAGAAGGAGCCCACGCCCACCCAGCCCGCCATCGCACCGCCGGCAGCGCGGCCCACGTACCCCTGGGAGAAGAAGCCCCGCCCGGAGAGCACGACTTGATCCGGGAACGCGACGCGATTCGGCCGAATCGGCAGCGGCAGGCGCGATCTGCCGGGCTGCCGCCCGGGCGTTCCTGCGGGTAATCTCCAGCTCATGTCCCGCCATGTCGCTATCGTCACCGATTCAACGGCCTACCTGCCGCCGCGGACGATGGAGCGCCACGGCATCACAGCGGTGCCCCTGACCGTGGTTCTCGGCGACCAGGCACTCGAAGAGGGCACCGAGATCTCGGCCCGCTCACTCGCCCAGGCACTCCAGAAGCGACGCCCCGTCACCACGTCCCGGCCCAGCCCCGCGGTCTTCGCCGAGACCTACCGCAAGGTGGCCGAGTCGGGCGCCACCGGCATCATCTCGCTGCATCTGTCCGCCGAGCTCTCGGGTACGTACGACGCGGCGGTCCTCGCCTCGCGCGAAGCCCCGGTGCCCGTACGGGTCGTGGACACGGGCATGGTCGCCATGGCCCTCGGCTTCTGTGCCCTGGCCGCGGCCGAGTCCGCGGAGGCGGACGGCACGATCGACGAGGCGGTGACCGCGGCGGAGAAGCGGGCCGCCGGCACGTCCGCGTACTTCTACGTCGACACCCTCGACTATCTGCGCCGGGGCGGCCGGATCGGGGCGGCACAGGCCCTGTTCGGGTCCGCGCTGGCCGTGAAACCGCTGCTGGAGCTCAACGGCGGCCGTATCGAACTGCTGGAGAAGGTCCGCACCGCGTCGAAGGCGATCGCCCGCCTCGAGGAGATCGCGGCTGACCGGGCCGGAAGCGCACAGGTCGACATCGCGGTCCATCATCTCGCCGCGCACGAACGGGCGTCGGCGCTCGCGGAGCGGCTGCGGGCCCGGGTGCCGGGCCTGGCAGATCTGCATGTGAGCGAGGTCGGGGCGGCCATCGGGGCGCATACGGGGCCCGGGTTGTTGGGGGCTGTGGTCTCGCCTCGGTGAGCTTTCACGGGGGTTGGTGAGGTATCCCACTGTGATGTATCTCGCAAAATGTGTGGGTTATGTGGGGAAGCCGTGTGCTGCGTGCGTGGGTGCCCCGGCGGGCGCTCCGTCAGAGGCTGTGTGGGGAGTCCTGTCGGGCGCCCTGTCGGACGCCCGTCAGGCTCCTCGTGTGGGTGACGGAGTTATCCACAACTGGGTGGTAATCCACGGGAATTGAGCAAGATCATCGCGAGAGTGCCGGTGTGCTCGATTCTCATCGCATGGCACTTCGATCACCTTCACGGACAACGACCGCTACCAGTGGCCCGGGCCGCGGCCCCGTTTCCGACGGCCGCGTCCGGCACCGCCGCCGCCCTTACCGAGGCAGGGCGCGCCGACATCAGGCCTCGGCGGAGGCGCTTCGCCTGCGCGCGGAGGCGATCTTCGCTGAACGGGCAGCAGAACGGCGGGGGTTGGGGCATTGGCCGCCTGACGCCGGTCCGAGGACGCGTGTGCCCCCTCGCGAACGGGCAGTTGGCGGCGATGCGGTGGGGGCAGGCGGCGCCGAGATGGTCGGCAACGAGGCCGGGGTGGAAGCCGCGGCCAGGTCTGAAGCCGTGTGGCGGGAGCGGGTTGGGCTTGCCGTGCGGGAGCGGATGCCGCTGTGGCTCCAGTCGAGGTGCGGCCTGGAGCGGAAGAGTGTGATCGCGCTCTCGGTGTTGCTGGTGGTGGCCGCCGTCTTCGCCGTTCAGCACTTCTGGTCGGGCCGTACCCAGCCGGTGCGTCCGCCAGAGGTGGTACGGGAGGCACCCTCGGCTCCGTACGAGGAAGCGGCGGTGGCACCCGGGTCCTCAACAGCCGCGCGGGACCCCGTCGGTGCGCCGGGCACGGCGGTCGTGGTGGACGTCATCGGCAAGGTGCGCGAACCGGGTATCCACCGGCTGCCGGCCGGCTCCCGGGTCGCCGACGCGCTGCGGGCCGCAGGAGGAGTGCGCCCGGGCGCGGACACCGTGGGGCTGAACCGCGCGCGGCTTCTTGTGGACGGCGAGCAGGTGGTAGTTGGGGCTCCACCCGGCGGGATGGCAGCGGGCGCGACCGGCGGCACAGGCGGTGCCGGTGCCGCCGGCTCCGCTGGTGCCGCGGGCGCTGTCGGTCCCGGAGGAGCCGCAGCTCCGGCCGCTCCGGTCGCCCTCAACACGGCCACTCTGGAGCAGCTCGACACCTTGCCGGGCGTCGGCCCTGTGCTGGCCCAGCACATCATCGATTACCGCACACAGCACGGAGGTTTCCGCTCGGTCGACGAACTCCGGGAAGTGAACGGAATCGGTGATCGTCGTTTCGCCGATTTGCAGAATCTC carries:
- the leuS gene encoding leucine--tRNA ligase → MSETNPAAASEVVAPHRYTAAMANEIEARWQDFWEANATYAAPNPTGDLATDPALVARPKKFIMDMFPYPSGAGLHVGHPLGYIATDVFARYQRMSGHNVLHTLGFDAFGLPAEQYAVQTGTHPRVSTEANMKNMQVQLRRLGLGHDNRRSFATIDPDYYKWTQWIFLQIFNSWYDDEAKKARPITELVAQFDSGERAVPGGRSWNELAAAERADVLSGFRLAYASDAPVNWCPGLGTVLANEEVTADGRSERGNFPVFKAKLRQWNMRITAYADRLLDDLEQLDWPEAIKLQQRNWIGRSEGARVDFPIDGENITVFTTRQDTLFGATYMVLAPEHPLVEKFTPQEWPEGTHEVWTGGHATPAEAVAAYRAQAASKSDVERQAEAKDKTGVFMGAYATNPVNGEQIPVFIADYVLMGYGTGAIMAVPAHDTRDFAFARAFELPIRCVVEPTDDRGTDTSTWDDAFVSYDAKIVNSSGADISLDGLGVADAKARITEWLEREGIGEGTVNFRLRDWLFSRQRYWGEPFPIVYDEEGIAHPLPESMLPLELPEVEDYSPRTFDPDDANTEPETPLSRNQDWVNVTLDLGDGRGPRTYRRETNTMPNWAGSCWYELRYLDPHNSEKLVDPENERYWMGPRQGMPHGGVDLYVGGQEHAVLHLLYARFWSKVLYDLGHVSSAEPFHKLYNQGMIQAFVYRDSRGIAVPAAEVEERDGAFYYQGEKVTKLLGKMGKSLKNAVTPDEICDEYGADTLRLYEMAMGPLDVSRPWDTRAVVGQFRLLQRLWRNVVDEASGDVTVVDAEPDEDTLRALHKAIDGVRQDLEGLRFNTAIAKVTELNNHLTKAGGPVSRSVAEPLVLLVAPLAPHIAEELWRKLGHTDSVVHQDFPVADPAYVVDETVTCVVQVKGKVKARLEVSPSISEEELEKAALGDDKVVAALDGAGIRKVIVRAPKLVNIVPA
- a CDS encoding DegV family protein — encoded protein: MSRHVAIVTDSTAYLPPRTMERHGITAVPLTVVLGDQALEEGTEISARSLAQALQKRRPVTTSRPSPAVFAETYRKVAESGATGIISLHLSAELSGTYDAAVLASREAPVPVRVVDTGMVAMALGFCALAAAESAEADGTIDEAVTAAEKRAAGTSAYFYVDTLDYLRRGGRIGAAQALFGSALAVKPLLELNGGRIELLEKVRTASKAIARLEEIAADRAGSAQVDIAVHHLAAHERASALAERLRARVPGLADLHVSEVGAAIGAHTGPGLLGAVVSPR
- a CDS encoding ComEA family DNA-binding protein, encoding MALRSPSRTTTATSGPGRGPVSDGRVRHRRRPYRGRARRHQASAEALRLRAEAIFAERAAERRGLGHWPPDAGPRTRVPPRERAVGGDAVGAGGAEMVGNEAGVEAAARSEAVWRERVGLAVRERMPLWLQSRCGLERKSVIALSVLLVVAAVFAVQHFWSGRTQPVRPPEVVREAPSAPYEEAAVAPGSSTAARDPVGAPGTAVVVDVIGKVREPGIHRLPAGSRVADALRAAGGVRPGADTVGLNRARLLVDGEQVVVGAPPGGMAAGATGGTGGAGAAGSAGAAGAVGPGGAAAPAAPVALNTATLEQLDTLPGVGPVLAQHIIDYRTQHGGFRSVDELREVNGIGDRRFADLQNLVRP